Proteins from a genomic interval of Paenibacillus sp. RC334:
- a CDS encoding metal ABC transporter ATP-binding protein, translating into MRHSPLVVRDLSVAYQKKPVLLDVSFEVPEGKLIGIIGPNGAGKSTLIKAALGLIPKLRGEVLVYGKPYKQQLLKVGYVPQRESVDWDFPTNALDVVMMGRYGRLGWFKRPGAADRQAALESLDKVGMSDYADRQISQLSGGQQQRVFLARALAQDAQLYFMDEPFVGVDAATEKAIISLLTDLKRQGKTVLVVHHDLSTVTDYFDQVMLLNGHLMGFGETADIFTEENLQRTYGGRLSILKTGPDSGSILGVR; encoded by the coding sequence ATGAGGCATTCACCGCTTGTGGTTCGTGATTTATCTGTAGCTTATCAAAAAAAGCCCGTTCTGCTTGACGTTTCCTTCGAGGTGCCAGAAGGCAAGCTGATTGGTATTATCGGTCCGAACGGGGCTGGGAAGTCCACGCTGATCAAGGCTGCGCTGGGACTAATACCAAAGCTCAGGGGCGAGGTGTTGGTTTACGGCAAGCCTTATAAACAGCAGTTGCTCAAGGTTGGTTATGTGCCGCAACGTGAGTCGGTAGATTGGGATTTTCCAACGAATGCGCTGGATGTGGTCATGATGGGACGATATGGCAGACTTGGTTGGTTCAAGCGGCCGGGAGCCGCTGATCGTCAGGCTGCGCTGGAAAGTCTGGACAAGGTAGGCATGAGCGACTATGCGGACAGGCAGATCAGTCAGTTATCCGGCGGGCAGCAGCAGCGTGTTTTTCTAGCCAGAGCACTTGCGCAGGACGCTCAGCTTTATTTTATGGATGAACCGTTTGTAGGTGTGGACGCTGCAACAGAAAAAGCCATTATTTCATTGCTCACAGATCTGAAGCGGCAAGGAAAAACCGTACTTGTCGTTCATCATGATTTGTCTACGGTCACAGATTATTTTGATCAGGTCATGCTGCTAAACGGGCATCTGATGGGGTTCGGAGAGACGGCAGATATTTTCACCGAGGAAAATCTGCAACGTACGTATGGCGGACGTCTGAGCATACTCAAAACAGGTCCGGATTCCGGATCGATACTCGGAGTGAGGTGA
- a CDS encoding DUF3153 domain-containing protein, whose amino-acid sequence MEQTEYDPYRDKHQQNQTRKMLPIFVLLCCLIPLTSCARGDVHVDVHLDQSVDMDASFSVNNQTLLMLNNPGLLDRLAKRIQGNSLNVKPLSEQGRKGYQIKGHYQGDWSTSGKNPILGLNLPEGLEFKSAVTQHFFTTNVDLTMKLDLPRMLPEEARGLSDKLEQMNVFARKILERQLDLNFSLSLPIQPAASNADSVSADGKTLRWDIAPLEPNELKLSVNVPNVRHIIYVAVAGLILITAIVIWLIRRHRSKKGANKEAAPPKPES is encoded by the coding sequence ATGGAGCAAACAGAATACGACCCTTACCGGGACAAGCATCAACAAAATCAAACACGGAAAATGCTGCCCATTTTTGTGTTGCTGTGCTGTCTGATCCCTCTCACTTCCTGTGCACGTGGGGATGTCCATGTAGACGTTCATCTGGATCAGAGCGTGGATATGGATGCTTCGTTCAGTGTAAACAATCAGACGCTGTTGATGCTGAATAATCCCGGGCTACTGGACCGCTTGGCCAAGCGGATTCAAGGCAACAGTCTAAATGTTAAGCCACTATCTGAGCAGGGAAGAAAGGGTTATCAAATCAAGGGGCACTATCAAGGAGATTGGAGTACAAGCGGAAAAAATCCCATTCTGGGTTTAAATCTACCTGAGGGATTAGAATTTAAAAGCGCTGTGACTCAACATTTTTTCACAACGAATGTTGATCTTACAATGAAGCTCGATCTGCCACGAATGCTTCCTGAAGAAGCTCGGGGACTGAGTGACAAATTGGAGCAAATGAATGTGTTCGCACGCAAAATACTGGAGCGGCAGCTTGATCTTAATTTTAGCCTATCCTTACCGATCCAGCCCGCTGCGAGCAATGCCGACAGTGTATCGGCAGACGGGAAAACGCTACGTTGGGATATTGCCCCATTAGAGCCTAATGAGCTAAAGCTATCCGTCAACGTACCCAATGTGCGTCATATTATATATGTAGCCGTTGCGGGCCTGATCCTCATTACGGCAATTGTGATATGGCTAATCCGTCGTCATCGCTCCAAAAAGGGCGCTAATAAGGAAGCTGCTCCTCCGAAACCTGAATCCTGA
- a CDS encoding organic hydroperoxide resistance protein, which produces MEALYTASATVHGGRDGSVASSDGVLKHKLSTPKELGGAGGEATNPEQLFAAGYGACYESALANVARKAKVKVDNVEVTSHVSIGKDPSDGGFQLAVRLDVKIPGVERPQAEDLARQAHDFCPYSKATRGNIDVELNVI; this is translated from the coding sequence ATGGAAGCATTATACACAGCATCAGCAACGGTACATGGTGGAAGAGACGGCTCTGTCGCTTCCTCGGACGGAGTTTTGAAGCATAAGCTCAGTACGCCGAAGGAATTGGGTGGCGCAGGTGGAGAGGCAACGAATCCGGAGCAATTGTTTGCGGCAGGCTATGGTGCATGTTATGAGAGCGCATTGGCTAATGTAGCCCGCAAAGCCAAGGTAAAGGTAGACAATGTTGAGGTCACCAGCCACGTGTCCATCGGCAAGGACCCGAGCGACGGCGGCTTCCAATTAGCGGTGCGTCTGGACGTGAAAATACCGGGTGTTGAGCGTCCCCAAGCCGAAGATTTGGCACGTCAGGCGCATGATTTTTGTCCATACTCCAAAGCGACTCGCGGCAACATTGACGTTGAGCTGAACGTCATTTGA
- a CDS encoding metal ABC transporter permease, with translation MSTFYVILTGMLVAGGCSIVGCFLVLRKMAMIGDAISHAVLPGIVIAFLISGSRDSVWMMFGAAVLGLLTVYLIQLFQQSGLQSDAAIGVVFTTLFAIGVLLVSVFASNVHLDMDHVLYGEIAYVPWNTLEIAGVDVGPRALWITGAMFLINLLVVGVFFKQFKITSFDPALAASIGIPVVFFHYLLMSLVSLTTVASFESVGAILVVGMLVVPPLTAYLLTEKLSRMIVYSVGLGAISSVAGFYIASVLDASIAACMLCVSGLLLLLAFLFSPSHGVVWQKLFQQRGLVREDSK, from the coding sequence GTGAGTACATTTTATGTGATCTTGACTGGAATGTTAGTGGCAGGGGGATGCAGCATTGTCGGCTGTTTTCTCGTGCTACGAAAAATGGCCATGATTGGTGATGCCATCAGCCATGCCGTGTTGCCAGGGATTGTCATTGCCTTTTTGATCAGCGGGTCCAGGGATTCGGTGTGGATGATGTTTGGTGCAGCGGTATTGGGACTCCTTACGGTGTATCTGATTCAGCTGTTCCAACAAAGTGGTCTGCAAAGTGACGCCGCCATTGGTGTGGTGTTTACGACACTGTTTGCCATAGGTGTTCTGCTGGTTAGTGTGTTTGCTTCCAATGTCCATCTGGATATGGATCACGTGCTATATGGTGAGATTGCATATGTGCCGTGGAATACATTGGAGATTGCCGGCGTAGATGTCGGTCCGAGAGCGCTTTGGATTACGGGTGCGATGTTTTTGATTAATTTGCTCGTGGTAGGAGTATTTTTCAAACAATTTAAAATCACTTCTTTCGATCCTGCGCTGGCGGCTTCGATAGGTATTCCGGTTGTTTTTTTTCACTATCTGCTGATGAGTCTCGTCTCGCTTACGACGGTGGCATCGTTTGAGAGCGTGGGTGCGATTCTGGTGGTCGGAATGCTCGTGGTACCGCCTCTTACGGCTTATCTGCTGACGGAGAAGTTATCCCGTATGATTGTGTACAGCGTCGGGTTGGGGGCGATCAGTTCGGTAGCAGGCTTTTACATAGCAAGTGTACTGGATGCCTCTATTGCCGCATGTATGCTGTGTGTATCGGGTTTGCTGTTGCTGTTGGCCTTTCTCTTTTCCCCGTCCCATGGGGTGGTGTGGCAAAAGCTGTTCCAGCAACGAGGACTGGTTCGTGAAGACAGCAAGTAA
- the kdpC gene encoding potassium-transporting ATPase subunit KdpC, which yields MSGFYRMMSGRRFAAHEKAGSARQGNNKRPEGAVPNGQSEREEMRGGTIIGVALRTSVLMILLCGLAYPLVSTGVAQVLFPQQANGSMLRNAEGQVVGSELIGQSFANPAFFQGRVSSIDYNGAGSGSSNYAPSNPALIQRVKDSIADWQKNNPDVPISQVPVDLITNSGSGLDPHISPQAAQVQIPRISGLTGIAQDKLKALVQEQTEGRSAGVFGEPRVNVLKLNLALEAQTRAQPAKR from the coding sequence ATGAGTGGCTTTTATCGGATGATGTCTGGACGCAGATTTGCTGCCCACGAAAAAGCCGGGTCTGCCCGGCAGGGGAATAACAAGCGTCCAGAGGGGGCTGTGCCGAATGGACAGTCGGAGAGAGAAGAGATGCGGGGAGGCACCATTATAGGAGTAGCCTTGCGTACCTCGGTGCTGATGATCCTCCTGTGCGGCCTCGCTTATCCGCTGGTTAGCACGGGCGTGGCACAGGTATTGTTTCCGCAGCAGGCGAATGGCAGTATGCTTCGTAATGCCGAGGGTCAGGTAGTCGGCTCCGAGCTGATCGGGCAGTCCTTTGCCAATCCGGCGTTTTTTCAGGGGCGGGTATCGAGCATAGATTATAATGGGGCCGGTTCAGGCTCCAGTAACTACGCACCGTCCAATCCGGCCTTGATACAGCGGGTCAAGGATTCCATAGCGGATTGGCAGAAAAATAACCCGGATGTACCGATCAGTCAGGTTCCGGTGGACCTGATTACGAACTCCGGCTCTGGTCTGGACCCGCATATCTCGCCGCAGGCGGCACAGGTTCAGATCCCGCGTATTAGCGGCTTGACCGGTATTGCGCAGGATAAGCTGAAGGCACTGGTGCAGGAGCAGACCGAAGGACGCAGTGCCGGAGTGTTTGGTGAGCCACGTGTGAACGTGCTCAAGCTGAACCTCGCGCTTGAAGCCCAAACGCGGGCCCAGCCTGCCAAGCGGTAA
- a CDS encoding Nramp family divalent metal transporter, which produces MRNTKGNLAEIASLAEVNRSLNVPKNGTWFRKFLAFAGPGYMVAVGYMDPGNWATDIAGGSQFGYTLLSVILISNLMAILLQALSGKLGIATGKDLAQMCREAYSHPVAIGLWLLCEIAIAAMDLAEVIGSAIALKLLFGIPLLYGVLITAFDVMLILLLQNKGFRALETLVIVLMVTIAGCFGINLILAQPEWSGVLGGFVPDSQILTNPSMLYIAIGIMGATVMPHNLYLHSSIVQTRKFEQTSAGKREAIKFATWDSSIALMFALFINAAILIVAAAVFHTAGKTDVAEISDAFYLLSPLLGTTLASILFGVALLASGQNSTVTGTLAGQIVMEGFLSLRLAPWLRRLVTRLIAIIPAVIVTAIAGEKGAEELLVLSQVILSIQLPFAIIPLLIFTSDKKRMGEFANKTWQKVLTWIVTAVIIVLNVVLIIQTISGH; this is translated from the coding sequence ATGAGAAATACAAAAGGTAACTTGGCGGAAATCGCTTCACTAGCGGAAGTGAATCGTTCCTTGAACGTCCCGAAGAACGGCACGTGGTTTCGGAAATTCCTAGCCTTTGCCGGACCCGGCTATATGGTCGCTGTCGGCTATATGGACCCCGGCAACTGGGCTACAGACATTGCGGGCGGATCGCAATTTGGCTATACACTGCTCAGTGTCATTCTGATCTCTAATCTGATGGCCATCTTGCTGCAGGCCTTATCCGGCAAGCTCGGCATTGCCACAGGTAAAGATTTGGCTCAAATGTGCCGTGAAGCCTACAGTCACCCGGTCGCGATCGGCTTATGGCTTTTATGCGAAATCGCTATTGCAGCCATGGATTTGGCCGAGGTCATCGGTTCAGCCATTGCACTCAAGCTGCTGTTCGGCATACCCCTATTGTACGGTGTCCTGATTACTGCATTCGATGTCATGCTCATTTTATTGCTGCAAAACAAAGGTTTTCGTGCTTTGGAAACGCTGGTCATTGTACTGATGGTGACGATTGCCGGCTGCTTTGGCATCAATCTCATTTTGGCCCAACCGGAATGGAGCGGCGTGTTAGGTGGCTTTGTGCCGGACTCGCAAATCTTGACCAACCCAAGCATGCTGTATATCGCCATTGGTATTATGGGTGCTACCGTGATGCCCCATAACCTGTACCTGCATTCGTCCATCGTACAAACTCGTAAATTCGAGCAGACGTCAGCAGGCAAACGGGAGGCTATCAAATTCGCGACATGGGATTCGAGTATAGCACTCATGTTCGCCCTGTTTATCAATGCCGCCATTCTGATCGTGGCCGCAGCCGTGTTCCATACAGCAGGAAAAACCGATGTGGCGGAAATCAGCGATGCTTTCTATCTGCTGTCGCCATTGCTCGGAACCACACTCGCGAGTATCCTGTTCGGGGTGGCGCTGCTCGCTTCCGGTCAGAATTCAACCGTAACCGGTACCTTAGCCGGGCAAATCGTCATGGAGGGCTTTCTCAGCCTTCGTCTCGCGCCTTGGCTGCGCCGTCTGGTGACCCGACTCATTGCTATCATTCCAGCGGTAATCGTCACAGCTATCGCGGGTGAAAAAGGGGCCGAAGAGCTGCTGGTACTAAGTCAGGTTATTCTGTCCATCCAGCTTCCCTTTGCCATCATCCCATTGCTGATCTTCACCAGCGACAAAAAGCGTATGGGTGAGTTTGCGAACAAAACATGGCAAAAAGTATTAACCTGGATCGTGACCGCCGTCATCATTGTTTTGAATGTGGTGCTTATCATTCAAACCATTTCAGGTCATTGA
- a CDS encoding zinc ABC transporter substrate-binding protein, translating into MNKRFKAAVPRWALIAGTLFLILVAASACTNGKKAEQGAAGEAGQKIKATATIGMISDIVGKVGGNHVEVTGIMRSGVDPHLYKASQGDMRKLDQADIIFYNGLHLEGKMQDILEKIGKQKPVVPVSKNIAQDQLRSGSPEMGSEHDPHIWFNVQNWMSAVETVRDELSALDAAHAEDYKANAEAYLAELRKLDDYTREQIASIPEAQRVLVTAHDAFGYFGDAYDIQVKGLQGMSTESEAGSQDVTKLRDYLVEHKIKAIFVESSVPRKAIDAVIQGAAQQGHTIKVGGELYSDAMGEEGTEDGTYIGMVKHNVNTIVKALN; encoded by the coding sequence ATGAATAAACGGTTTAAGGCGGCTGTACCGCGTTGGGCTTTGATTGCAGGAACATTGTTCCTGATTTTAGTTGCAGCAAGTGCATGCACTAATGGTAAGAAGGCGGAGCAGGGAGCTGCCGGGGAGGCGGGGCAAAAAATAAAGGCCACAGCTACTATTGGCATGATTTCTGATATTGTCGGCAAGGTAGGCGGTAATCATGTGGAGGTCACAGGCATTATGAGATCAGGCGTTGACCCGCATTTGTACAAGGCTTCTCAGGGAGATATGCGCAAACTGGATCAGGCAGATATTATTTTTTATAACGGGTTGCATCTGGAAGGAAAAATGCAGGACATTTTGGAGAAGATCGGCAAGCAAAAACCTGTCGTACCTGTATCCAAAAATATTGCTCAGGATCAGTTGCGCTCAGGTAGCCCGGAAATGGGGTCGGAGCATGATCCGCATATCTGGTTTAACGTACAAAACTGGATGTCTGCGGTAGAAACCGTCAGAGATGAATTGTCTGCGCTTGATGCTGCTCATGCGGAGGATTATAAGGCGAATGCAGAAGCCTATCTCGCTGAGCTGCGGAAGCTGGATGATTACACGCGGGAGCAGATTGCCAGCATACCGGAAGCCCAGCGCGTGCTCGTCACGGCCCATGATGCTTTTGGCTATTTCGGAGATGCATACGACATTCAAGTGAAAGGGCTTCAAGGAATGAGTACAGAATCAGAAGCGGGCTCTCAGGATGTGACCAAGCTGCGTGATTATTTGGTTGAACATAAAATCAAGGCCATATTCGTAGAATCCAGCGTTCCGAGAAAGGCCATAGATGCGGTCATTCAGGGAGCGGCTCAGCAGGGTCATACGATCAAGGTTGGTGGCGAGTTGTACTCGGATGCCATGGGTGAAGAGGGCACGGAAGACGGTACGTATATTGGAATGGTCAAGCATAACGTCAATACGATTGTTAAAGCTCTTAATTAA
- a CDS encoding thiol-disulfide oxidoreductase DCC family protein, giving the protein MKQSDDAYRNPSQQDYSIVLVDGVCHFCQGAARFIIKRDPKGRFHFGSLQSEQGQKLLRAGGLSTDKLDTFVLIEGGMYYTRSTAALRIARRLRFPYPLAYVFILVPRFIRNAVYSWVARNRYRWFGKDEEDQCQIPPPEMRQRFF; this is encoded by the coding sequence ATGAAGCAATCTGACGATGCTTATCGAAATCCTTCTCAGCAAGATTATTCAATTGTGTTGGTGGATGGTGTATGCCATTTTTGTCAGGGGGCGGCCCGCTTCATTATTAAGCGTGACCCGAAGGGGAGGTTTCATTTTGGTTCCTTGCAATCCGAGCAGGGACAAAAGCTATTGCGTGCAGGAGGATTGTCAACGGATAAGCTGGATACGTTCGTACTAATTGAAGGCGGTATGTATTACACGAGGTCAACCGCAGCTCTGCGGATTGCCAGACGTCTTCGTTTTCCATATCCGCTGGCCTATGTCTTCATCCTCGTCCCCCGCTTTATACGCAATGCAGTCTATAGCTGGGTGGCACGTAACCGATACCGCTGGTTTGGCAAGGATGAGGAGGATCAATGTCAGATCCCCCCACCAGAAATGAGGCAACGATTTTTTTAA
- a CDS encoding iron chelate uptake ABC transporter family permease subunit, with amino-acid sequence MTSLATLLADPNMQWILLGCILLGLSSGVIGSFMYLRKQSLMGDALAHAALPGVCVAFMITGTKSVFGFMIGAAIAGIVATFAISALTRYSRIKSDSAIAAVLSVFFGFGIMLLTEIQHSGAGNQSGLDKFLFGQAAAMVLSDVYTMAAISVVLIGICILFFKEFKLLSFDPGFARGLGFPAGLLDKLLMLLIVIAVVAGIQAVGVIMMAALLITPAVSARYWTEKLGVMVCLSGLFGAIAGFGGTIISSLGQNLPTGPLCVLCATVVFGVSLVFAPQRGLISKAIVRLNAKKNLELAAATQPGKEHAL; translated from the coding sequence ATGACAAGCTTGGCTACGCTTTTGGCCGATCCGAATATGCAGTGGATTTTACTGGGCTGCATCTTGCTCGGTTTAAGCAGCGGCGTGATTGGCAGCTTTATGTATTTGCGCAAGCAGTCGCTCATGGGGGATGCTTTGGCACATGCGGCTTTGCCGGGGGTATGTGTAGCGTTTATGATTACGGGCACAAAATCCGTATTTGGATTTATGATCGGGGCCGCCATTGCAGGTATTGTTGCAACCTTTGCCATCAGTGCGCTGACCCGATACTCACGAATCAAAAGCGATTCGGCGATTGCGGCCGTGCTGTCTGTATTTTTCGGCTTTGGCATTATGCTCTTGACGGAAATCCAGCACAGCGGGGCGGGGAATCAGAGCGGGCTGGATAAATTTCTGTTCGGTCAGGCAGCGGCGATGGTATTGTCTGATGTTTACACGATGGCGGCCATTTCGGTGGTACTGATCGGGATCTGTATATTGTTCTTCAAGGAATTTAAGCTGCTTAGCTTTGATCCCGGCTTTGCCCGTGGACTTGGTTTTCCGGCAGGCTTGCTGGATAAGCTGTTGATGCTGCTGATTGTTATTGCGGTGGTTGCCGGTATTCAGGCGGTGGGTGTCATTATGATGGCGGCCTTGTTAATTACACCCGCGGTGTCTGCAAGATACTGGACGGAGAAGCTGGGGGTCATGGTGTGTCTGTCGGGTTTGTTTGGTGCTATAGCGGGCTTCGGTGGAACAATTATTAGTTCTCTGGGACAAAATCTGCCCACAGGGCCGTTGTGTGTGCTGTGTGCGACTGTCGTGTTCGGGGTGAGTCTGGTTTTTGCACCGCAGCGTGGATTGATTTCCAAGGCTATCGTTCGGTTGAACGCCAAAAAGAATCTGGAGCTGGCAGCTGCAACACAGCCAGGAAAGGAGCATGCCCTGTGA